The following are encoded in a window of Musa acuminata AAA Group cultivar baxijiao unplaced genomic scaffold, Cavendish_Baxijiao_AAA HiC_scaffold_1048, whole genome shotgun sequence genomic DNA:
- the LOC103995098 gene encoding zinc finger CCCH domain-containing protein 32-like yields MGRRPMNRFRQGRGAMSSRGGRIPSRPLAANAEALKRNVDCFYFIASPTTCTKGSKCEYRHSEGARFNPKDCLYWLKGNCLNPRCTFRHRVSRLLITECTFSSPRNCMRHHSFLFDRIRNFEHFSHSFYRPMMEITFSLYYLMPLESLFGNPRAMAVPAEPSSSTAVQVADRPPPNNINRNTTPCYFFMKGKCLKGDECPFRHGVGTPLDLHKDQQSTPSVSAVKAGQYRFQSMEEALEYFKKDKELKGESSHDRIEDSDFFRDVDECAAAWLQRGRTLDFLDQCNDPQSDHQREKDQHTENRESEMSGSLHGREQQKTSSEWTLDISMLEKGKLREESYDELDDEPVPRSETDQHRGLHGRDEKLLEGPSMRTKSKPREESNDELDPCDLRHQLPRVRRPKDSGRVSDPDDRGSHRYVHDDSSHAQHSQWDRQSLGRGRSKSIISLPTKSSPDRPTGWPSAIDTDRERKRRRLSPAMLMNDQESCARLDADSSSGAKRTSGGRTAGKDVAYPSDFPGPKSLAELRGAKASQTSYDEKRLSSSETADHQEYGSSLSFEGPLPLSVILQRKREAAPEKSAISSNGEGDNQGDADDHAWDPAEDGGNVPEASKGTTVDEEEEEGRIAKELLDGADEVVNYEEAAEGEDNEYEVDEDDFVKMVGDLLV; encoded by the exons ATGGGTCGGAGGCCGATGAATAGGTTCAGGCAAGGCCGCGGGGCAATGTCGTCCCGCGGTGGCCGGATACCGAGCCGCCCACTGGCGGCGAATGCGGAGGCCCTCAAACGGAACGTTGATTGCTTCTACTTCATCGCATCCCCGACTACGTGCACGAAG GGAAGTAAATGTGAGTATCGTCACAGCGAGGGTGCCAGGTTTAACCCCAAGGATTGCTTGTACTGGCTAAAGGGAAACTGCTTGAATCCAAGGTGTACTTTCCGTCATCGAGTGAGTCGCTTGTTAATTACTGAATGCACGTTTAGCAGTCCACGTAATTGCATGCGTCATCACAGCTTCTTGTTTGATCGCATTAGAAATTTTGAGCACTTCAGTCATTCTTTCTATAGGCCGATGATGGAAATTACTTTTTCCTTATATTATCTTATG CCACTTGAATCGCTGTTTGGAAATCCCAGGGCCATGGCAGTGCCTGCTGAACCATCATCGTCAACAGCAGTTCAAGTTGCAGATCGTCCACCTCCTAATAATATTAACAGGAATACTACTCCCTGCTATTTTTTCATGAAGGGGAAATGCTTAAAAGGTGATGAATGTCCTTTCAGACATGGAGTTGGTACTCCATTAGACCTTCACAAGGACCAGCAAAGCACTCCTAGTGTAAGTGCTGTCAAAGCTGGCCAGTATCGGTTTCAGTCCATGGAGGAGGCCCTTGAGTATTTTAAGAAGGATAAAGAGCTTAAGGGTGAGTCTTCTCATGATCGTATAGAGGATTCTGATTTCTTCCGAGATGTAGACGAGTGTGCTGCGGCATGGCTTCAACGTGGAAGGACTTTGGATTTTCTAGATCAATGTAATGACCCCCAGTCAGATCATCAACGGGAGAAAGATCAGCACACTGAGAACAGGGAGTCTGAAATGTCCGGGAGCTTACACGGGCGGGAACAGCAAAAGACCTCCTCCGAGTGGACTTTGGACATATCAATGCTCGAGAAAGGAAAATTGAGGGAGGAGAGCTATGATGAGTTAGATGATGAACCAGTTCCAAGATCGGAGACAGATCAGCACAGGGGCTTGCACGGACGGGATGAGAAGCTTTTGGAGGGACCATCAATGCGGACGAAAAGCAAGCCGAGGGAGGAGAGCAATGATGAGTTGGATCCTTGTGATCTCCGCCATCAGTTACCGAGAGTAAGAAGACCAAAAGATTCGGGACGGGTTAGCGATCCTGATGATCGTGGCAGTCAtcgatatgttcatgatgatagtTCTCATGCTCAGCATTCACAGTGGGATCGCCAGTCTCTCGGAAGGGGAAGATCCAAAAGTATAATATCTCTGCCTACCAAATCTTCACCAGATCGACCTACTGGCTGGCCGTCTGCGATAGACACAGAcagagaaaggaaaagaagaagattatCGCCAGCCATGCTGATGAACGATCAGGAAAGCTGCGCAAGGTTGGATGCGGATTCAAGCTCCGGTGCAAAGAGGACATCTGGTGGACGGACAGCGGGAAAAGATGTTGCTTACCCTTCAGATTTTCCAGGCCCAAAGAGTCTTGCTGAGCTTAGAGGTGCAAAAGCTTCTCAGACCTCCTACGACGAGAAAAGATTAAGTTCCAGCGAAACTGCAGATCATCAGGAATATGGATCCTCCCTCTCTTTCGAAGGCCCACTGCCATTGAGTGTCATTCTCCAGAGGAAAAGAGAGGCTGCACCTGAGAAGAGTGCGATCTCAAGCAATGGGGAAGGAGATAATCAAGGAGATGCAGATGATCATGCTTGGGATCCTGCCGAGGATGGTGGGAATGTCCCTGAAGCATCCAAGGGTACGACGgttgatgaagaggaagaagagggtagGATCGCTAAGGAATTACTTGATGGTGCAGATGAAGTGGTTAATTATGAGGAGGCAGCTGAAGGCGAAGATAATGAATACGAGGTGGATGAAGATGACTTTGTCAAGATGGTAGGAGACCTATTGGTCTGA